In a single window of the Diospyros lotus cultivar Yz01 chromosome 10, ASM1463336v1, whole genome shotgun sequence genome:
- the LOC127811660 gene encoding pentatricopeptide repeat-containing protein At1g53600, mitochondrial-like isoform X1: MATKFGAITRQFGCRPRQRLFKTSPSSEPPETASSSNTTRRPSFTENCYSHTPSSKFLVHCNSQITKNGQSGNIRAAESIFNRMAIKNVVSWTAMLTAYADNEQIKQARQVFDEMPERSVASWNAMITAYIRSTGGVNEAGELFTQMPERNAVSYGAMITGFVQAGMLEKAEELHAEMPLTWRDPVCSNALISGYLKMGELEGAIRVFEGMAEKDVVSWSSMLDGYCRDGRIVEARYLFDMMPQRNVVTWTAMIRGYLKKGDFRDGFRFFLAMRRDDSVKINSRTLTVMFEACGNLGKYGEGYQVHGLGVHMGFDFDVFLGNSVIAMYCRFGCMDAASTLFHTMNQRDVVSWNTLIAGYIQDENIEEGYRLFKEMPEKDVVSWTTMIAGFSSKGVTGKSVELFKAMSPEKDDVAWTAVISGFGNNEEYEEAICWFKRMLHEAVRPNLLTLSSVLSACAGLAALNQGLQMHARVLKTEMQFEVSIQNALVSMYSKCGNISEACRIFESIADPNIVSFNSMITGFAQNGHGKEAVELLKKMRDGGKEPNDITFLGVLSACTHTGLVEEGWNCFKAMKSSHNMEPGLDHYACMVDLLGRAGLLDEAVKLIDSMPFQPHSGVWGALLGASRTHFRLDLAKLATQHLFELEPYSATPYVVLSDMYSLSGKVKDGEQVRITKKSKGIKKIPGCSWVIVNDKVNLFSAGDQSHEDFQEIARTLWVITDEMQQLDNQYNGWGDIFSMLQWGDGRTDRQKE, from the exons ATGGCTACGAAATTTGGCGCTATAACTCGACAGTTCGGTTGTCGACCTCGACAGCGCCTATTCAAGACATCTCCTTCGTCGGAGCCACCAGAAACGGCTTCCTCCAGTAACA CAACGAGGAGACCATCTTTTACAGAGAATTGTTATTCCCACACTCCATCCTCCAAATTTCTTGTTCACTGCAACTCCCAGATAACTAAAAATGGTCAAAGTGGTAATATCAGAGCAGCTGAGAGCATTTTCAATCGCATGGCCATAAAAAATGTGGTTTCTTGGACTGCGATGCTGACTGCATATGCGGACAATGAGCAAATTAAGCAAGCCCGTCAGGTATTCGATGAAATGCCTGAACGAAGTGTTGCGTCCTGGAATGCAATGATCACAGCTTATATTCGTAGCACTGGTGGAGTAAACGAAGCTGGTGAGTTGTTTACGCAAATGCCTGAGCGAAATGCTGTGTCTTATGGTGCAATGATCACGGGTTTTGTTCAGGCAGGAATGCTGGAGAAGGCTGAGGAGTTGCATGCAGAGATGCCTCTGACTTGGCGGGATCCAGTTTGTTCAAACGCTTTGATTTCTGGGTACCTGAAGATGGGTGAATTGGAGGGAGCCATTCGAGTTTTCGAGGGCATGGCAGAGAAAGACGTGGTTTCTTGGAGCTCAATGCTTGATGGGTACTGCAGGGATGGGAGAATTGTGGAGGCTAGATATTTGTTTGATATGATGCCACAGAGGAATGTGGTTACTTGGACTGCAATGATACGTGGGTATCTGAAGAAGGGGGATTTCAGAGATGGTTTCCGGTTTTTCTTGGCGATGAGACGGGACGATAGTGTGAAAATCAATTCTAGGACACTGACTGTAATGTTTGAAGCCTGTGGAAACCTTGGCAAATATGGAGAAGGGTATCAAGTGCACGGTTTAGGTGTGCATATGGGGTTTGACTTTGATGTCTTCCTGGGAAATTCTGTTATCGCCATGTATTGTCGGTTTGGTTGTATGGATGCTGCCAGTACTTTGTTTCACACAATGAACCAGAGAGATGTCGTTTCGTGGAATACTCTGATCGCTGGTTATATCCAAGATGAAAATATTGAAGAGGGTTACAGACTTTTTAAGGAGATGCCTGAGAAAGATGTGGTTTCTTGGACAACCATGATCGCTGGGTTCTCTAGCAAAGGTGTTACAGGAAAGTCGGTTGAGTTGTTCAAGGCGATGTCACCAGAGAAGGATGATGTTGCTTGGACTGCTGTTATTTCAGGCTTTGGGAACAATGAGGAATATGAGGAGGCTATCTGTTGGTTCAAACGAATGCTTCACGAAGCTGTACGACCAAATCTTCTTACTTTAAGTAGCGTGCTGAGTGCCTGTGCTGGATTGGCAGCATTAAACCAAGGCTTGCAAATGCATGCTCGTGTTCTGAAAACAGAGATGCAATTTGAGGTATCCATCCAAAATGCTCTCGTCTCAATGTATTCGAAATGTGGAAATATCAGTGAAGCCTGTCGCATATTCGAATCCATCGCAGACCCCAACATTGTTTCCTTTAACTCAATGATAACTGGATTTGCACAGAATGGACATGGCAAAGAGGCAGTCGAATTGTTGAAGAAAATGCGAGATGGGGGGAAAGAACCTAATGACATTACCTTCCTTGGGGTCCTCTCGGCCTGTACCCACACGGGACTAGTTGAAGAAGGATGGAACTGCTTCAAGGCCATGAAATCTTCACATAACATGGAGCCGGGGCTAGATCACTATGCCTGCATGGTTGATCTTCTTGGCAGAGCAGGCTTGCTAGATGAAGCAGTGAAGTTGATCGATTCCATGCCATTCCAGCCCCACTCAGGTGTTTGGGGTGCTCTTCTTGGTGCAAGCAGGACTCATTTTCGGCTTGATCTAGCAAAGCTTGCAACTCAACATCTCTTTGAGCTGGAGCCTTACAGTGCAACGCCTTATGTGGTATTGTCAGACATGTACTCTCTTTCAGGAAAAGTGAAGGATGGGGAGCAAGTGAGAATAACCAAGAAATCCAAAGGGATAAAGAAGATTCCAGGCTGCAGTTGGGTTATAGTGAATGATAAGGTTAATTTGTTCTCTGCTGGCGATCAATCCCATGAAGACTTTCAAGAGATTGCAAGGACATTATGGGTAATTACGGATGAAATGCAGCAACTGGATAATCAGTACAATGGTTGGGGGGACATTTTCTCAATGCTGCAATGGGGTGATGGGAGGACAGACAGACAAAAAGAATGA
- the LOC127811660 gene encoding pentatricopeptide repeat-containing protein At1g53600, mitochondrial-like isoform X2, giving the protein MATKFGAITRQFGCRPRQRLFKTSPSSEPPETASSSNKNCYSHTPSSKFLVHCNSQITKNGQSGNIRAAESIFNRMAIKNVVSWTAMLTAYADNEQIKQARQVFDEMPERSVASWNAMITAYIRSTGGVNEAGELFTQMPERNAVSYGAMITGFVQAGMLEKAEELHAEMPLTWRDPVCSNALISGYLKMGELEGAIRVFEGMAEKDVVSWSSMLDGYCRDGRIVEARYLFDMMPQRNVVTWTAMIRGYLKKGDFRDGFRFFLAMRRDDSVKINSRTLTVMFEACGNLGKYGEGYQVHGLGVHMGFDFDVFLGNSVIAMYCRFGCMDAASTLFHTMNQRDVVSWNTLIAGYIQDENIEEGYRLFKEMPEKDVVSWTTMIAGFSSKGVTGKSVELFKAMSPEKDDVAWTAVISGFGNNEEYEEAICWFKRMLHEAVRPNLLTLSSVLSACAGLAALNQGLQMHARVLKTEMQFEVSIQNALVSMYSKCGNISEACRIFESIADPNIVSFNSMITGFAQNGHGKEAVELLKKMRDGGKEPNDITFLGVLSACTHTGLVEEGWNCFKAMKSSHNMEPGLDHYACMVDLLGRAGLLDEAVKLIDSMPFQPHSGVWGALLGASRTHFRLDLAKLATQHLFELEPYSATPYVVLSDMYSLSGKVKDGEQVRITKKSKGIKKIPGCSWVIVNDKVNLFSAGDQSHEDFQEIARTLWVITDEMQQLDNQYNGWGDIFSMLQWGDGRTDRQKE; this is encoded by the exons ATGGCTACGAAATTTGGCGCTATAACTCGACAGTTCGGTTGTCGACCTCGACAGCGCCTATTCAAGACATCTCCTTCGTCGGAGCCACCAGAAACGGCTTCCTCCAGTAACA AGAATTGTTATTCCCACACTCCATCCTCCAAATTTCTTGTTCACTGCAACTCCCAGATAACTAAAAATGGTCAAAGTGGTAATATCAGAGCAGCTGAGAGCATTTTCAATCGCATGGCCATAAAAAATGTGGTTTCTTGGACTGCGATGCTGACTGCATATGCGGACAATGAGCAAATTAAGCAAGCCCGTCAGGTATTCGATGAAATGCCTGAACGAAGTGTTGCGTCCTGGAATGCAATGATCACAGCTTATATTCGTAGCACTGGTGGAGTAAACGAAGCTGGTGAGTTGTTTACGCAAATGCCTGAGCGAAATGCTGTGTCTTATGGTGCAATGATCACGGGTTTTGTTCAGGCAGGAATGCTGGAGAAGGCTGAGGAGTTGCATGCAGAGATGCCTCTGACTTGGCGGGATCCAGTTTGTTCAAACGCTTTGATTTCTGGGTACCTGAAGATGGGTGAATTGGAGGGAGCCATTCGAGTTTTCGAGGGCATGGCAGAGAAAGACGTGGTTTCTTGGAGCTCAATGCTTGATGGGTACTGCAGGGATGGGAGAATTGTGGAGGCTAGATATTTGTTTGATATGATGCCACAGAGGAATGTGGTTACTTGGACTGCAATGATACGTGGGTATCTGAAGAAGGGGGATTTCAGAGATGGTTTCCGGTTTTTCTTGGCGATGAGACGGGACGATAGTGTGAAAATCAATTCTAGGACACTGACTGTAATGTTTGAAGCCTGTGGAAACCTTGGCAAATATGGAGAAGGGTATCAAGTGCACGGTTTAGGTGTGCATATGGGGTTTGACTTTGATGTCTTCCTGGGAAATTCTGTTATCGCCATGTATTGTCGGTTTGGTTGTATGGATGCTGCCAGTACTTTGTTTCACACAATGAACCAGAGAGATGTCGTTTCGTGGAATACTCTGATCGCTGGTTATATCCAAGATGAAAATATTGAAGAGGGTTACAGACTTTTTAAGGAGATGCCTGAGAAAGATGTGGTTTCTTGGACAACCATGATCGCTGGGTTCTCTAGCAAAGGTGTTACAGGAAAGTCGGTTGAGTTGTTCAAGGCGATGTCACCAGAGAAGGATGATGTTGCTTGGACTGCTGTTATTTCAGGCTTTGGGAACAATGAGGAATATGAGGAGGCTATCTGTTGGTTCAAACGAATGCTTCACGAAGCTGTACGACCAAATCTTCTTACTTTAAGTAGCGTGCTGAGTGCCTGTGCTGGATTGGCAGCATTAAACCAAGGCTTGCAAATGCATGCTCGTGTTCTGAAAACAGAGATGCAATTTGAGGTATCCATCCAAAATGCTCTCGTCTCAATGTATTCGAAATGTGGAAATATCAGTGAAGCCTGTCGCATATTCGAATCCATCGCAGACCCCAACATTGTTTCCTTTAACTCAATGATAACTGGATTTGCACAGAATGGACATGGCAAAGAGGCAGTCGAATTGTTGAAGAAAATGCGAGATGGGGGGAAAGAACCTAATGACATTACCTTCCTTGGGGTCCTCTCGGCCTGTACCCACACGGGACTAGTTGAAGAAGGATGGAACTGCTTCAAGGCCATGAAATCTTCACATAACATGGAGCCGGGGCTAGATCACTATGCCTGCATGGTTGATCTTCTTGGCAGAGCAGGCTTGCTAGATGAAGCAGTGAAGTTGATCGATTCCATGCCATTCCAGCCCCACTCAGGTGTTTGGGGTGCTCTTCTTGGTGCAAGCAGGACTCATTTTCGGCTTGATCTAGCAAAGCTTGCAACTCAACATCTCTTTGAGCTGGAGCCTTACAGTGCAACGCCTTATGTGGTATTGTCAGACATGTACTCTCTTTCAGGAAAAGTGAAGGATGGGGAGCAAGTGAGAATAACCAAGAAATCCAAAGGGATAAAGAAGATTCCAGGCTGCAGTTGGGTTATAGTGAATGATAAGGTTAATTTGTTCTCTGCTGGCGATCAATCCCATGAAGACTTTCAAGAGATTGCAAGGACATTATGGGTAATTACGGATGAAATGCAGCAACTGGATAATCAGTACAATGGTTGGGGGGACATTTTCTCAATGCTGCAATGGGGTGATGGGAGGACAGACAGACAAAAAGAATGA